One genomic segment of Methylocystis sp. SC2 includes these proteins:
- a CDS encoding enoyl-CoA hydratase, whose product MAIISATPKLRVTIEFGVARLYIENPAKRNAFDFEMWRALPSLLRAVDAAEDARVLVISGAPGLPFCAGADISEFSNLRATSEGGRAYEQANVEAFDAISNLSKPTIAAVSGFCMGGGFGIAAACDLRIADGQATFAIPAAKLGVGYPPAAMAYVVAAVGPQLAFDLFYTARRLTADEAKERGFVSRLFATESFEGAVHALAETIAAGAPLTLRAAKAAIRAAARLPGASSHEQCEALTSACFDSADYMEGRAAFLEKREPNFSGR is encoded by the coding sequence ATGGCGATCATATCTGCGACCCCGAAGCTGCGCGTCACGATCGAATTCGGCGTGGCGCGCCTCTACATCGAAAATCCCGCCAAGCGGAACGCGTTCGACTTCGAGATGTGGCGCGCGCTGCCGTCGCTGCTCCGCGCCGTCGACGCGGCGGAGGACGCGCGCGTCCTCGTCATCAGCGGCGCGCCGGGTCTGCCGTTTTGCGCCGGCGCCGACATCAGCGAATTCTCCAACCTGCGCGCGACGAGCGAAGGCGGGCGCGCCTATGAACAGGCCAATGTCGAGGCGTTCGATGCGATTTCGAATCTTTCCAAGCCGACGATCGCGGCCGTGTCGGGCTTCTGCATGGGCGGCGGATTCGGAATCGCCGCGGCCTGCGACCTGCGCATCGCCGATGGGCAAGCGACGTTCGCGATTCCGGCGGCGAAACTCGGCGTCGGCTATCCGCCGGCGGCGATGGCCTATGTCGTCGCCGCGGTCGGCCCGCAGCTGGCGTTCGACCTCTTCTACACAGCGCGTCGCCTGACCGCTGATGAAGCCAAGGAGCGCGGCTTCGTCAGCCGCCTGTTCGCCACCGAGAGTTTCGAAGGCGCCGTGCATGCGCTCGCTGAAACGATCGCCGCCGGCGCGCCTTTGACCTTGCGCGCGGCCAAGGCGGCGATCCGCGCCGCCGCGCGCCTGCCCGGCGCGTCGTCGCATGAGCAGTGTGAAGCGCTGACGAGCGCCTGTTTCGACAGCGCGGATTACATGGAAGGCCGCGCCGCGTTCCTGGAGAAGCGGGAGCCGAATTTTTCGGGGCGGTGA
- a CDS encoding histidine phosphatase family protein yields MRRLLLLRHGKADRHSAGGDRQRPLTRRGMEDARRMGEYLRDANIVPGLAVASDARRAKQTLDQVLEAFPGHVTHLIENTIYLATVDHLVEILRQTPDKVATLLAVGHNPGFAELASWLAGSGEADDLALMRSKFPTAALAMLDFETDHWADVGRGGARLARFVTPGILRGEATEDPD; encoded by the coding sequence ATGCGTCGACTCCTGCTCCTGCGCCATGGCAAGGCTGACCGGCATTCGGCCGGCGGCGACCGCCAACGTCCGCTCACCCGTCGAGGGATGGAGGATGCGCGGCGCATGGGCGAGTATCTGCGAGACGCCAACATCGTTCCGGGCCTCGCCGTCGCCTCCGATGCGCGTCGCGCCAAGCAGACGCTCGACCAGGTGCTGGAGGCGTTTCCAGGCCATGTCACGCATCTGATCGAGAATACGATTTATCTTGCGACCGTCGACCATCTGGTCGAGATTTTGCGGCAGACGCCTGACAAGGTCGCGACGCTGCTCGCCGTCGGCCACAATCCCGGCTTTGCCGAACTCGCCTCATGGCTCGCCGGCTCGGGCGAGGCCGATGACTTGGCGCTGATGCGCTCTAAATTCCCAACGGCGGCGCTGGCGATGCTCGACTTTGAGACCGATCATTGGGCGGACGTCGGCAGGGGCGGGGCGCGACTTGCGCGCTTCGTTACGCCGGGCATTCTACGGGGCGAGGCGACGGAAGACCCCGACTAG